GGCGCCGGGCCCGAAGTTGGCGCAGGCACCGCAAGACGGCTGCAGGATCTCGGCGCCGACCGCCTCGAAGGTCTGGAGGTATCCCTGTTGGATGCAGTAGTCGCGAACCGCCGTGGTCCCGAATTGCAGATACAGCTTGACGCCGGGTTTCACACGCAGGTCGTGCGCCACGGCCCACGCCAGTACCTCGTGATAGCGGTCGAAGTCCTCGCGCTTGCCGGCAGTGCACGAACCGCCGTAGGCGATGTTGATCTCGGGGCGGGTGTCGAGTGAGCTGAGTGCCACGCCATTGCCTGGATCGCCCGGGCTGGCGACGATGGGGCTCAGGTTCGAGCAGTCGACGCGGATGGTCTCGGCGTAGTCTGCACCGGGGTCGCTGCACATCCACGGCTCGAGGGTGACTTCGATGCCGCGTCGCTCGCGCAAGAAGCGCACGGTTTCCGCGTCGGGCGCCACGATGCCGGTGAAGCCGCCGAGTTCGGCCGTCATGTTGGTGAGCGTCGCCCGCTCATCGGTGGACATCAGTGCGACCACGTCGCCGGCGAACTCGAACACCTTGCCCACGCCGGCACCCGCCTTGATGCGAGGGGTTGCCAGCAAGTGCAACACGATGTCCTTGGCGGTGACGCCGGCGGGCACGCGACCGGTGAGCTCGATGCGCAGGGAACGAGGAATGGTGATGCGCACAGCACCTGTGACCAGCGAATTGGCGAGTTCCGTGCTGCCCACCCCGAAGGCGATGCAGCCCAGCGCACCGCTGTGCGTCGTGTGCGAGTCCGTGCCGACGACCACTTGCCCGGGGAGCGCGTGCAACTCGGTCAGGATCGGGTGCGAGATGCCTTCGCTGCCTTCCCCGCCCGGAAGCGCACCATGGCCGCGCAGCCCGTAGTCGGCCACGAATCGTCGGTGCTCGGCGACGAAGTGGTTCATGGCCGGAATCAGCCCCCGGCTGATGTGCGCGGGACTGCGATGGATATAGGACATGTGGTCCTCGAACGCGAGAATCCCCTGCGGCTCATGCAGCGTCAGGGGGCGGCCGAAGGCGCTGTGCAGCATGTGGGCGCACATGCCGGTGTAAGCCTCATGCATGAAGCGCCAGTCGGCGCGCACGAAGGCACCCGCACCAGGGTGTAGTTGGGTGGCGTCGGCGTCCA
The Piscinibacter sp. XHJ-5 DNA segment above includes these coding regions:
- a CDS encoding aconitase family protein; its protein translation is MALIDFSGRILFLSNNPQIIERQLAGEDFALVDAGALRDDVSTDEITPVHVLTVWDDRLGRVPYLGFAAGGRNPIGIDAVKNGGFSVTVAGKRYGKGSSREHSPLAERSAGIRLVIAESFERIYRQNADNIGLFTSTDFSLVERLQSGDAIDLEELVASRDALAAAILRHGGLLRYGRERMRHIMPSSSKDSYPRTLADKILARHLVATLDADATQLHPGAGAFVRADWRFMHEAYTGMCAHMLHSAFGRPLTLHEPQGILAFEDHMSYIHRSPAHISRGLIPAMNHFVAEHRRFVADYGLRGHGALPGGEGSEGISHPILTELHALPGQVVVGTDSHTTHSGALGCIAFGVGSTELANSLVTGAVRITIPRSLRIELTGRVPAGVTAKDIVLHLLATPRIKAGAGVGKVFEFAGDVVALMSTDERATLTNMTAELGGFTGIVAPDAETVRFLRERRGIEVTLEPWMCSDPGADYAETIRVDCSNLSPIVASPGDPGNGVALSSLDTRPEINIAYGGSCTAGKREDFDRYHEVLAWAVAHDLRVKPGVKLYLQFGTTAVRDYCIQQGYLQTFEAVGAEILQPSCGACANFGPGASSDSEQVTISAINRNFPGRSGPGKVWLASPPTVVASAIVGEIVSFEELRGRHAA